One genomic window of Arachis hypogaea cultivar Tifrunner chromosome 8, arahy.Tifrunner.gnm2.J5K5, whole genome shotgun sequence includes the following:
- the LOC112708298 gene encoding uncharacterized protein: MGSLMAGWNSPTLDPKLEKRRRNKSLTKEEIAAFWRTKKKIEEEHVQSVLRVKESIDKDDVTSLDLEHHINKIDSGWWTKSSWAFLNQPPETEPTSNTKYASQFHVANLGSSSGMSA, translated from the exons ATGGGTTCTCTTATGGCAGGATGGAACTCTCCCACCTTGGATCCTAAGTTAG AGAAACGTAGGAGGAATAAATCGCTGACGAAAGAAGAAATCGCTGCTTTTtggagaacaaaaaagaagataGAGGAAGAACATGTCCAGTCTGTTCTTAGGGTGAAGGAGTCCATAGATAAGGATGATGTAACAAGCTTGGACTTGGAACACCATATCAACAAAATTGACTCTGGCTG GTGGACCAAGAGCAGCTGGGCATTTCTGAATCAACCACCAGAAACGGAACCTACCTCCAACACTAAGTATGCGTCGCAGTTTCACGTGGCCAACTTGGGATCATCAAGTGGAATGAGTGCTTGA
- the LOC112705553 gene encoding phenylcoumaran benzylic ether reductase Betv6 gives MAGEKSKILIIGGTGYIGKHVVEASAKGGHPTFALVRESTISDPSKAQIIDHFKSLGVHIVPGDLYDHEKLVKAIKEVDVVISTVGHGQIADQVKIIAAVKEAGNIKRFFPSEFGNDVDRVHAVEPAKSAFEVKAQIRRKIEAEGIPFTYVVSNCFAGYFLPTLVQPGAFAPPPPRDKVIILGDGNPKAIFTSEADIGTYTIRAVDDPRTLNKVLYIRPPKNTHSLNELVALWEKKIGKTLEKTYVPEEKLLKDIQEAPIPVNVILSINHSVFVKGDQTNFEIEPSFGVEASELYPDVKYTTVEEYLDQFV, from the exons ATGGCTGGTGAGAAGAGCAAGATTCTGATCATCGGAGGCACCGGTTACATCGGTAAGCATGTAGTGGAAGCAAGCGCAAAAGGTGGCCACCCCACTTTTGCTTTGGTTAGGGAATCCACAATCTCCGACCCCTCCAAAGCACAAATCATCGACCATTTCAAGTCTTTGGGAGTTCATATAGTTCCT GGTGATCTATATGATCATGAGAAGCTGGTGAAAGCTATCAAGGAGGTTGACGTGGTGATATCCACGGTGGGTCACGGGCAGATAGCCGATCAGGTCAAGATAATCGCTGCTGTTAAGGAAGCTGGTAACATCAAG AGATTTTTCCCTTCAGAATTTGGCAACGATGTGGACCGTGTGCATGCTGTGGAGCCAGCAAAATCTGCATTTGAAGTAAAAGCACAAATTCGGAGGAAGATTGAAGCGGAAGGCATACCTTTCACCTATGTCGTCTCCAACTGCTTTGCTGGCTATTTCTTGCCCACACTCGTGCAGCCTGGTGCCTTCGCACCTCCTCCTCCCAGAGACAAAGTCATTATCTTGGGCGATGGAAATCCCAAAG CAATTTTTACCAGCGAGGCAGACATTGGAACTTACACCATTAGAGCGGTGGATGACCCAAGAACACTGAACAAGGTTCTCTACATCAGACCCCCTAAGAACACTCACTCGTTGAATGAACTTGTTGCCTTGTGGGAGAAAAAGATTGGCAAGACCCTCGAAAAGACTTATGTCCCGGAAGAAAAACTTCTAAAGGATATTCAAG AGGCACCTATTCCAGTCAATGTGATATTATCAATCAACCATTCGGTGTTTGTGAAGGGTGACCAGACCAACTTTGAGATTGAGCCTTCTTTTGGGGTTGAGGCCTCCGAGTTGTACCCAGATGTCAAGTACACCACCGTGGAAGAGTACCTAGACCAGTTCGTTTGA
- the LOC112705552 gene encoding uncharacterized protein — MGAEQPFPEAEAEASMVVGLQPSAMVDTIALVDSSFLDGIPGERGGSIPVGIEELDYIRRELKEDHGEKTIAGGSVANTIRGLRTSFGITTAIIAAYGDDHQGNLFLNNMSFNGVNLSCLRKKKGHTAQCVCLVDHSGNRTMRPSLSNAVKVQAHELVREDFKGSKWLVLRYAILNLEVIQAAISLAKQEGLLVSLDLASFEMVRKFKPPLMKLLESGNIDLCFANEDEATELLRDEHNADPVAAVEFLAKYCKWAVVTLGHNGCIAKHGKEMVRVPAIGEAKAIDATGAGDLFASGFLYGMVKGLSLEECCKIGACSGGSVTRSLGGEVTLENRQWLYKQMKIRDLHMPDGICE, encoded by the exons ATGGGAGCCGAACAACCGTTCCCGGAAGCAGAAGCAGAGGCTTCCATGGTGGTGGGTCTCCAACCCTCAGCCATGGTCGACACCATCGCCCTCGTTGACTCCTCCTTCCTCGATGGAATTCCCGGCGAACGCGGTGGCTCCATTCCC GTTGGCATTGAAGAGCTTGATTATATACGGAGAGAGCTGAAAGAGGATCACGGTGAGAAGACCATCGCTGGAGGCAGTGTTGCCAACACCATCCGCGGCCTGCGCACTTCCTTCGGAATTACCACTGCAATTATTGCTGCCTACGGGGATGACCACCAGGGGAACCTCTTTCTCAACAACATGAGCTTCAATGGAGTCAACCTCTCCTGCCTCCGCAAGAAGAAAGGCCACACTGCTCAATGCGTCTGCTTGGTTGATCACTCAGGCAACCGTACTATGCGTCCCTCTCTCTCCAATGCTGTCAAAGTTCAGGCACACGAACTCGTTCGAGAGGACTTCAAGGGTTCCAAG TGGCTGGTTTTGAGGTATGCAATTCTCAATTTGGAAGTTATTCAAGCAGCAATCTCTTTGGCCAAACAGGAAGGTCTTCTTGTTTCTTTGGATTTGGCCAGTTTTGAG ATGGTGAGGAAATTTAAGCCACCACTTATGAAGTTATTGGAGTCTGGCAATATAGACCTCTGTTTTGCCAATGAGGATGAAGCAACGGAACTTCTAAG GGATGAGCATAATGCCGATCCAGTTGCTGCTGTAGAATTTCTAGCTAAGTATTGCAAATGGGCTGTGGTAACTTTGGGCCATAATGGATGCATTGCTAAACATGGCAAGGAG ATGGTACGTGTCCCGGCCATAGGAGAAGCAAAAGCAATAGATGCTACTGGAGCAGGGGACCTTTTTGCTAGTGGATTTTTGTATGGAATGGTGAAGGGTTTGTCCCTTGAAGAATGTTGCAAAATAGGTGCATGTAGTGGCGGATCTGTTACCCGCTCTCTTGGTGGTGAGGTGACATTAGAGAATCGGCAATGGCTGTACAAGCAGATGAAGATAAGAGATCTTCACATGCCTGATGGCATATGCGAATGA